GCGTCAGCGATCGCAAGAAGAGCCGTTCGAAATACGGCGCCAAACGTCCAAAGGGAGGCGCGAAGTAACCGATGCCGAGACGCAGAGTTGCAGAGCGAAGAGCTGTTCTTCCCGATCCGGTCTACAACAGTCCGCTGGTGACGAAGTTCATCAACGGCATCATGTGGGGCGGCAAGCGTTCGCTGGCCGAGCGTACTTTTTATGATGCCCTGCGGCAGGTCGGCGATAAGGCCGGCGATGAGCCTTTGAAAGTTTTCAAGCGCGCCATCGAAAACGTCAGACCCACGGTTGAAGTGAAATCGCGACGCGTCGGTGGATCCACCTATCAGGTGCCGGTTGAAGTCCACCAGGAGAGGCGTGGCGCGCTGGCAATTCGCTGGATCGTCGCCTATGCACGCAGTCGCGGCGAAAAGACAATGACCGATCGGTTGGCGGCTGAGTTACTTGATGCGGCGAACAATCGCGGCAACGCAGTGAAGAAAAAGGAAGATACGCATCGCATGGCCGATGCGAATAAAGCATTTGCTCACTACAAGTG
The nucleotide sequence above comes from Pyrinomonadaceae bacterium. Encoded proteins:
- the rpsG gene encoding 30S ribosomal protein S7, with product MPRRRVAERRAVLPDPVYNSPLVTKFINGIMWGGKRSLAERTFYDALRQVGDKAGDEPLKVFKRAIENVRPTVEVKSRRVGGSTYQVPVEVHQERRGALAIRWIVAYARSRGEKTMTDRLAAELLDAANNRGNAVKKKEDTHRMADANKAFAHYKW